One window from the genome of Bdellovibrio sp. NC01 encodes:
- the murD gene encoding UDP-N-acetylmuramoyl-L-alanine--D-glutamate ligase: MKDFIKSLKTPIAIVGMGKSGEAAKRLLISSGVAASSIKCFDGKLATADYNDPNKLMSEAQPKTLVVSPGVPLASQWIQDAQKSGVKITSEISLSCSILTSEKLMGVTGSVGKSTTVSLLQAGLESFSKTGFVGGNLGTPFAEYAADIVEGKRKPADWVVLELSSYQLENCEGLELEYSAITFLTSNHLERYDNLQHYYDTKWKILDLTKHAMLLNNEGGDLVEYAQGKGHSQQVKVISKKDTQLRSLQLDKALLIGQHNQDNLALAATLALEAGWPESSIEAMKNFKGLAHRLENMGTTKGIRFINDSKATAMDSVLIASTAAHDTLVPGGKLFLLLGGRDKNLPWEQLKPLEGFTDIEFVFFGECREIAQRKSTLPGESFAKLDEALSYSFENAKSADTVLLSPGGTSLDEFKSFEDRGNFFKKKVELFAECQD; this comes from the coding sequence ATGAAAGACTTTATCAAGAGCCTCAAAACACCAATTGCAATTGTCGGTATGGGAAAAAGCGGTGAAGCAGCCAAACGTCTGCTCATTTCTTCAGGAGTTGCCGCATCTTCAATCAAATGCTTCGACGGCAAACTTGCAACTGCTGACTATAACGATCCGAATAAACTCATGTCTGAGGCTCAGCCAAAAACTCTGGTGGTTTCACCAGGCGTTCCTTTGGCCTCCCAATGGATTCAAGACGCACAAAAGAGTGGCGTAAAAATCACAAGTGAAATCTCGCTTTCTTGTTCGATCCTAACTTCTGAAAAGTTAATGGGCGTAACAGGTTCGGTGGGTAAAAGTACGACCGTGTCTTTGTTGCAAGCGGGATTAGAGTCTTTTTCAAAGACGGGCTTCGTGGGTGGCAATCTGGGAACTCCCTTTGCTGAATACGCTGCCGATATTGTTGAAGGTAAACGCAAACCTGCCGACTGGGTTGTTCTGGAACTTTCCAGCTATCAATTAGAAAATTGTGAAGGCTTGGAACTGGAATACTCCGCGATCACGTTTCTTACTTCCAATCATCTTGAACGCTATGACAATCTTCAACACTACTATGATACGAAGTGGAAAATCTTAGATCTAACAAAGCACGCGATGCTTTTGAACAACGAAGGCGGCGATCTTGTTGAATACGCGCAAGGCAAAGGTCATTCGCAACAAGTAAAAGTTATTTCAAAAAAAGATACTCAGCTTCGCTCGCTACAACTGGATAAAGCTCTTTTGATTGGTCAACACAACCAAGATAATTTGGCTTTGGCAGCGACATTGGCATTGGAAGCAGGCTGGCCTGAATCTTCAATTGAAGCGATGAAAAACTTCAAAGGTTTGGCACATCGTTTGGAAAACATGGGCACAACTAAAGGGATTCGCTTCATCAACGACAGCAAGGCAACAGCGATGGACAGCGTTCTGATCGCAAGCACGGCTGCTCACGATACTTTAGTTCCTGGTGGAAAATTATTTTTGCTATTGGGTGGACGCGATAAAAATCTTCCGTGGGAACAACTAAAACCACTTGAAGGATTCACGGATATTGAATTCGTATTCTTTGGTGAATGTCGTGAAATTGCTCAACGTAAATCGACTTTGCCTGGCGAAAGCTTTGCGAAACTAGATGAAGCATTAAGCTATTCATTCGAAAACGCCAAAAGCGCCGACACGGTTTTACTAAGTCCCGGCGGCACAAGCTTGGACGAATTTAAATCATTCGAAGATCGTGGAAATTTCTTTAAGAAAAAAGTCGAACTATTCGCGGAATGTCAGGATTGA
- a CDS encoding metallophosphoesterase, with amino-acid sequence MPTSFFSYPKSDFRSAQYTAVISDLHLSEAEPVNIRFPLWKKFKTRQFFFDDVFESFLKHIEERAQGAPIELILNGDIFDFDSVMALPDEPTFHVSWLEKHRGLFPRPDRSRFKIQKILKDHAEFMTSLRDFIMRGNRAVFVIGNHDLELHFPGVQEEIFHSLNLPDDKKEQVRFVEWFYISNQDTLIEHGNQYDPYCLCEDPINPYVRGYNYVALKLPFGNLACRYISNGMGFFNPHVDTNYIMTLSEYVKFFFKYIWKAQPGLVFTWFWGSLATLVHASFDRLSAPIRNPLRIEDRVSIIAQKANAEDRMVREMKELFAVPAASKPALLARELWLDRAFIVFIAFFLIFQLMVFVRSVYEISFFWAFIPLFLLLPFFLFYSKSISSLVSSYKEPDDRVLAMASAITKVKRIVYGHTHHTRHEIIGSVEHLNSGCWSPAFLDVECTKPIDQKTFIWISPGENGVRQAELMKFMDGKSEVVNPSARG; translated from the coding sequence TTGCCCACTTCTTTTTTTAGCTATCCGAAATCAGATTTTAGATCAGCGCAATATACTGCGGTGATTAGCGACCTCCATTTATCTGAGGCAGAACCTGTTAATATTCGTTTTCCTTTATGGAAAAAATTTAAGACTCGTCAGTTCTTTTTTGATGATGTTTTTGAAAGCTTTCTTAAACACATCGAAGAAAGAGCCCAAGGTGCGCCGATAGAGTTGATCTTAAACGGCGACATTTTTGATTTTGATAGCGTGATGGCACTTCCCGATGAACCAACATTCCACGTCAGTTGGTTGGAAAAACATCGTGGTCTATTCCCACGCCCGGATCGTTCGCGTTTTAAAATTCAAAAGATTTTGAAAGACCATGCTGAGTTTATGACGTCACTACGTGACTTCATCATGCGTGGAAATCGCGCCGTCTTTGTGATCGGCAATCACGATTTAGAACTTCATTTTCCCGGCGTACAGGAAGAAATTTTTCATAGTCTGAATCTGCCGGATGATAAAAAAGAACAAGTGCGCTTCGTTGAGTGGTTTTATATCAGCAACCAAGACACATTGATCGAACATGGCAATCAGTATGATCCGTATTGCTTATGTGAAGACCCAATTAATCCTTATGTGCGCGGTTATAATTACGTCGCTTTGAAACTGCCATTCGGAAATTTGGCGTGTCGTTATATTTCTAACGGCATGGGATTCTTTAATCCGCATGTTGATACGAACTACATCATGACCCTTTCAGAGTACGTTAAGTTCTTTTTCAAATATATTTGGAAGGCACAACCTGGTTTGGTATTCACGTGGTTCTGGGGTTCGCTAGCGACATTGGTGCACGCGTCGTTTGATCGTCTGTCGGCTCCGATTCGTAATCCACTGCGCATTGAAGACCGTGTATCAATCATCGCGCAAAAAGCGAATGCCGAAGATCGCATGGTGCGAGAGATGAAAGAACTTTTTGCAGTTCCAGCAGCTAGTAAACCGGCATTGCTTGCGCGTGAGTTGTGGTTGGATCGTGCGTTTATCGTCTTCATTGCCTTCTTTTTGATTTTCCAATTGATGGTGTTTGTGCGTTCGGTGTACGAAATTTCCTTCTTCTGGGCATTTATTCCGTTATTTTTGTTGCTGCCATTTTTCTTGTTTTACAGCAAGTCGATCAGCTCACTAGTTTCCAGTTATAAGGAACCAGATGACCGCGTTCTTGCAATGGCCAGTGCGATCACGAAGGTGAAACGCATTGTTTACGGACATACTCATCATACCCGCCACGAAATCATCGGTTCGGTTGAACATTTGAACAGCGGATGTTGGTCGCCGGCATTTTTAGACGTGGAGTGTACAAAGCCGATTGACCAAAAAACCTTTATTTGGATTTCCCCAGGGGAAAATGGAGTACGGCAGGCAGAACTTATGAAGTTCATGGATGGAAAATCTGAAGTGGTAAATCCGTCGGCTCGCGGTTAA